TGGAGGGTTTGCAAGAACTTGGCACCTGCTGTTTTCATCTTCTACTGTCTGTTTACAGGTCTTGGTGGTGTAATGAGTTATGGGAGTTGAACTGGGAGTAGGGGAGTAGGAGGAACATTTGTAGTATGTTACCAGGTTTTGGCTTTGTCCTTCGGGTCATGTAACACctgcttttcccattttcctttttactctCACTTTGTAGCCGTCTTTCTTGGAGAAGGTGTCTGATGCAGAGAATTGGTTCTGGTTCTATTTGCTCTGCTTCTTTCTTGACTGGGAGGAAGTTAATGGACACAAACATATTACCACATATGTAGCTGTTTCATACTGACACAAATGATCACAGCTGTCTGCATGAAAATGCAACATCCTCTCCATATCCATGTGTGTACGACATTTGTTCAAATTTCTTTACCCTCAAAATGGAAGCAAGCAGGAGTCTTCCAGTTTGAaactttttccccaaaaaagttCCAattcactgaaaggaaaataatgctcagaaaataaattgtttcagttattttattttcaaaaggaattttGAATTTGTCAAATTGCTGCATTTTGGCAGTTTCTTAATTGGAAAATAACtgaatttcttctttgaaactacttttttttttttactttgaatttgtattgaagaaaatataaaaatattatttgagcACATGTTCCATTACCTCTCTTTGTCTTGATTCATGGttgaaagttttcaaaatttaaaatttttaaggaACAGCAGCGTATTTTCTCACTAGCTTGTTCTTGGCGagtacaaaataaatttagagATCCACAGGGTGGTGCTGAAGGCACAGTTATTTGAGTTTCTCCACTCCGGTTAAGTGTGGTTGAATTGTCACAGCAAATAGGCTGAAGATGTATTTGAGAGTTGAATCAGGAGATAAAAAAAACTAATTCTGAATAACAGTGGAAAAAAGTTTCCCAAATAACTGTTGTGCGTGGATGTAGATTGATagacaaaaatactttcaaattaaattcACATTGAATTTATACTTGTTTTAGAAATGTACTAGTGAAAAAGACTTGCCTTTACAAGTCCAGCCACCACTCACATGATACAAAAATCACATGATACAGTTTTTCATAAGTATTAATTTTGAACATAAAACTAGTCAAGTTTGTTTGCTCGTAGTGTGCCTGAAGGTTATTTGTTTCTGGCCTAAACATATGAATAAGTTAGGGTTTCTTatgtttttcttaagtttttcGTATTCCTTTCCTGGTATTTGagaaatgattttatttatcttctCTAAGTTTATTTTGCTAGGAACTAAATTCTTATTAGTTTCCTGAGACCCACTGTCCATTATTAATTGCAGTAATCTTGTCTGCATTTGTTCAAGCTTGTAATTATTTCAGACTAGTTTCCTATAGCACCAAGGTGTATGAGATCACTCTGCCTATGATCATCTCTACCTCCATCCAcctatattaatttttaatagtggcttattttagtcatgctTGTCAGAAGATCTAAACTATTTTTCAGACCACTGTCCTTCCAAGCAACCTTCCAGGTTGCTTTACCCGTGCAGCCCACCTTTCATAGTTTTACACAATTTGAACTCTGCCTCcagttgcttttcattttaaaagcctgcTTCTGCAGTAGAATGTAACTGGCCTCGTGTCACAGTGGGGAAGAGatgatgttttttccccaaatgacTGGAAATCATAGCATAGCTTGTTTAAACTATAAAGCTATGGTCAAATAATATCTTATCCTCTCTCACATGGTTGGTCCACCCATAGACAACTACTCTGACTACCCTAGTAAGGCTGCAGTAAAAACAATATTGGGCACTGTTAGCTGAAGGAAcagatgctgcttttgctttcttttttcaatagGCATACAGGAGCTGCAAGAGCTGCAGTGAATAACCTAACCAAGACTTTAGCTTTAGAATGGGCCCACAGCGGAGTAAGAATCAACAGTGTTGCTCCTGTAAGTAATGGCAAACGATCTGATTAAACTTAGCCATCATATATGTTCATGGTTAAAACTTTCCAGTCACAAGGGATTTTAAAATCTATAGCCTGTAACTGTGTGtgaattatttatgtatttatatttttataattccCTCATCTATGTTCTTGAGGTCATTTGAGAGTGTTTTGTACTGTTTGGATGACCATGACCAGCCAGAGATGTGGGATaaaattgcttctgctttgaCTTGGCATTCTTGGGTCTTTTCCTAACTTAATGAAATCATACTTGGGAGGCATTGGTGACCTGTCTTACAAACCCTTGACAAAACTACCAAATGCTTTGTGTTTCAGTGATGGTTACGTTATTTCTGAGTtcagaaaaccttttctttttgaggtTCAGGTATGCTGATGGCTTCCCCTGTGTTTaccaagttatttttaaaatctctggaTGTGCCACATGATGTCTTTTACTTTGTCTTCTACATGTTAAGGTAGATTAGCTTTAGGTATAAAAAGACTGTTTGAAGTGGACCTTCTGtcaaaaaaattatatgtaaaaatgtgtgttctgattttttttttttcttatgaaatatATGCAGACAGGAAGCCACTATACAGTTTGGCTAAAATATGCCTGCCACACTTCTGAGGAAGTAGGTAGCATGTAGCAGTTGTTTGAAATAAGTGTGTGGAAAGACCAGCCATATTTTTTAGTGCACGGTGCTGTAGATGTAGAGGCTATATAGAAGCCCTAGCTTTGACATTTGAGATTGTGTGATTTGTTATGACTTGTGTAATCTTCACCCTTAACCACAatttattttacacatttactcccttgaaaacagaagaggaaagataAACTTTTTCCAGCTACTGCTAAATTCAGAATTTATCTTATCTCACAGTATAGTCAAGCGTCAGATTTGTTGAACTGTTTCTCAGGATGATCTTTCTACTATCTTACAGGATGTCTGTTCTGTCTTTTGTCCTAAAACATATGGGCTCACTTTCTTTGGCATAACACAGAATGCTTAATGGCAGATGTGTGATGATCATTCAGGTAATGGCTCTTATGTAGCCTTTGTGAGGCCCAACTCATTTGAAGACTTCTTAAATATTAAGATCTACTGGCTTGGTTTTCCTGGTTATTGTTTATTTCTGATTAATCAAGTCTTGGGGAAGTAAGTAATTAAGACAGCATTATtatgtgaatatatttttcaggCTTGCTAGTTACCTAATGAATCATACTAATTATACATTATAGCACTTGTCAAAGGAAATTTTTGACAAGCAAACACTTCAGAAGTATTTACTAGCTGTGTTACTATGCTGGTAACAAAAATCCATGCTGTAGTTACAGGACTACTTTATATCCTCCTGTCACTTTTATGGACACATTGGGTCTGTGGTAACCATACAAAACTGTTGCTGCTTTATAGGAGCAGAGTCCCATGTAGGGAATGGGTACATTGAGAGGAAAGCATGCATTCTGATTAAAATAGTTTCGCATATGAGTTAGTTCCCTAGTTCCCAAAATATAGTCACTCATGTTTCACAGATATCTTAGATATCTTAGCATGTACTCCATGGATGAATTCAAATTTTGTTATCTTCCATCAACTTGAGTCCCAGATGTTCTGTCATAACTAATCAATGTAACCCTGTGTTCCCATTGCTGTAGCCTTCATCTTCCCTCTCAAGTCTAAACCGGACTGTATAATCATCAAAGCAGAGACAGTCACCTTTTTCTATAGCAGCTAAGTAGGGAGAGTCTGAATTCTGACTGTGAAACTGTCTGCTTCCATAAAAATCAATCTAGTGTTCTTACAGATTACAAGAAACTGTTGCGAACTTGTTCTTTGGGCTTTTTGGGTTTCTGCTGTAAGCTAAtatgaaatgcttttaatttgaaaagtctTTGAGTTTCTTTATACTCTCCACTTTATAGTTATTGAAGTGACAGTGAAGAATTAGAATAACCTGAATTATTATGCTTGAATAGAGGTGTGGCTAGCAGCCAAATTACCTTCTTGTATGAATTACACTATTccattaaatttaaaaacttgCATTCAAGTGCTGTATAGATAGTTTAATCCCACAGAAAATCCCAGTAATGTCAACTTCACAATTTTACAGTGATCACAGTTTAATCATATGCAAGAGACCTTAATTTTCActatgctgttttaaaatagggattagtattttcagaaactgctgttgCAAACTATGGAGAACAAGGTACAGCAATGTGGTTAAAGAGCATACCAAAGGTTCCTGCCAAGAGGTCAGCGGTTCCTGAAGAGGTAATGTATTCAGAACATTTGTGATAATTCTACTTCTGTGTCTCTATTTTGAAGCCACTTTATTATATAGAGAACAGAAAAGACTTTAATTTTGTACTGCGATGgaatattaaaacagaaaaaaacttgtaGTATTATGTAGTCGTGCCAAGTGGGAAACTTCTTCAGTAGTCACAGTTACACTGAAAGTTGAATTTAGATGCCTCTTACAGCTGAGACATTTCACAGTAGACATTATTAGTTCCTGAAAAGGCTGACTTCCAGCAGGGAGGACTGAAAGAATGAGTattaatgtgaaaaagtgtatctTAAAAGTACTTAGCTCTCTTCCACCAATCGTGCATCTTATAAACAGGTcaactgtttggggtttttttgttatttttcagcatctgaTGCTGATCTTTGAGAGTTCACTGGTTTTCATCTGTTATGTACGTGATGTTTGTGGCTGGAAAGATGGGTTACAGATTGTTACAGTTTTCATTACTGAGTAGAAAATGTTGCTATGTCTTGCCTGTACAAATTTTTACAAGCATCTTTGACATGAACAATTCCCAGCAGTTTCAGAAGGATTAAAATTGTCATTCCTTTGTCAGATCTCTCCTGCAGTATGTTTCCTACTATCTCCAGCTGCTTCTTACATAACTGGGATAACTATGGTCGTGGATGGCGGCCAAAGTTTATATAGCCATGCCCTAGAAATACCTGGTAAGAAATGGGCTACAAAATAATGCCCTTCGAAGGACTAAAGCTGGGCACGGGGAGGACACACAAATAAAATGCCTAGTTTCTCAGTCAATTAACtatgttgttttatttgttttcctcagaTCATGACAGATGGCCTTCAccaccagaaggaaaaaattctgaaatgcttAAAAAGGTTCTTTCTGGCAAGTTCAAGCCAAAGCTGTAAAATAATGAGATTTCATCTTATTCCCAGTTTTACTCTTGCTGATAATCATACTTTGTGATTTGGGATTATTATTCTCAGTAATATAATCCTTTTGCTCATACATTGAGTGCCTTGATTGTCATtggtttatatttaaaactcGAAAGGCTGTACATAGCAAACTTCTCGGAAAACACTCAGTGCCCTGAAAACATTCAGTTTCTTTGGAAGGAGAGGTATAAAAGACACATTCTCTATTTGCACAGGCATGAAGTAATGAAGAATCTCAGTCcaaagtgaataaaaaaaaaatacttattttgaagTGAAGGGGGCAGTCAAGGAACATTTCAGAATTCTCCTATTGTGGATGAATTTGGGGAGAAGGTAATTTAGATCTCTGTTATTAGTTGCATCGGTAACCCTTGAGGTAGCTGTTAGCTCTACACTATCCCTGTTCAGCCACACACTGAGTGCTCAACAGCTATTTTAAATACTAAGTAGAGTAGGTATTTCTctgaaaaggattaaaaataagGCAGAATACTGTTATTAATGTTTCAAACTAATACGGCATATCATATTGGGAATATTTTGAATTGTTTGCAGGTATAACGACATAATGGAGTTAAGCTGGCTGCAAATTAAATTTGATAATAGAAAAATCAGATAATAAACTTAAGGTTGAACATACAGTGATGGAAAACAGTATAGATTCAACAATTTAACATGCAAAATCTTGAAGCAAAAGGTATGGTATATATTGCAGTGCTTTCTGTAGTATGCTATTCCGTTAAAGGAGAAATTTGGAATCCTTCATTCGCCAGTGTTCATTTACCATTAccattaaaatgctttttatccATGCCATGTTGTCTAAAATGGGtgtgcttctttaaaaaacagagacTTGCAATATATCACTCAAAGAGGCTGTAtttgttgttacttttttttatttacattaagGCAGGTGTTCCTATGTCTGATAACTTcaatcaaaatacaaaaaata
The Falco cherrug isolate bFalChe1 chromosome 8, bFalChe1.pri, whole genome shotgun sequence DNA segment above includes these coding regions:
- the PECR gene encoding peroxisomal trans-2-enoyl-CoA reductase isoform X2: MHCFKYSGQGCSVVIASRKFDRLKAAAEELNNTFSSMRPAKVTPIQCNIRKEDEVEALVKSTLSLHGKIDFLVNNGGGQFASLSEAISAKGWNAVIDTNLTGTFYCCKAVYNAWMQEHGGVIVNITAAVRNGFPGMSHTGAARAAVNNLTKTLALEWAHSGVRINSVAPGLVFSETAVANYGEQGTAMWLKSIPKVPAKRSAVPEEISPAVCFLLSPAASYITGITMVVDGGQSLYSHALEIPDHDRWPSPPEGKNSEMLKKVLSGKFKPKL